The genomic segment GTAGGGCACCACAGCGTACTCAGGCCGGCCGTTTTTTTCAATAATTTGTACGCTCATCAATACACACCTCCTCGCGAAGCCACCTTCAGCACCATAATCACCAAACGATCATCCTCAAGTTCATAGATCACGCGCCAATCACCTACCCGCAATCGGTAACCGGGCCGTCCTTGCAGTCTGGTCACGTTCGGGTTGCG from the Anaerolineae bacterium genome contains:
- a CDS encoding type II toxin-antitoxin system RelE/ParE family toxin translates to MYEVFFTKQADRALRKMSRKTARLIREKLDQLAQDPYARNPNVTRLQGRPGYRLRVGDWRVIYELEDDRLVIMVLKVASRGGVY